The Mycolicibacterium doricum genome includes a region encoding these proteins:
- a CDS encoding NADH-quinone oxidoreductase subunit A — MYTGVASMLLVTVVGTAAVYGLHRLTAVAPNALTSLPYQSGWQPEEHALSRYHVRWYPATLVFLAFDVEMLFMYPWAIVVAELGLKAIVEMFLFLGALFVAVAWAWREGALRWV, encoded by the coding sequence ATGTACACCGGCGTGGCGTCGATGCTGTTGGTGACAGTGGTCGGCACGGCGGCGGTATACGGGTTGCACCGGCTCACCGCGGTGGCCCCGAACGCACTAACGTCACTGCCGTACCAATCCGGGTGGCAGCCGGAGGAACACGCGTTGTCGCGCTATCACGTCCGCTGGTATCCGGCGACGCTGGTTTTCCTGGCGTTCGACGTCGAGATGCTGTTCATGTATCCGTGGGCGATCGTCGTCGCGGAGCTGGGCCTCAAGGCTATCGTCGAGATGTTCCTGTTCCTGGGGGCGCTGTTCGTCGCGGTGGCGTGGGCGTGGCGGGAGGGCGCACTGCGATGGGTGTGA
- a CDS encoding type II toxin-antitoxin system PemK/MazF family toxin, which produces MLEDMASQWRTFQRLAEKLVFQEAPKVIRQLQQSENRPRTVQQGINQGLKIGLGVGLSALAGASSAASPAITAGRPVTQNSVPTAQRARKIVYAPNLDGRADPGEIVWTWVVYEDDPSRGKDRPVLVVGRDRRTLLGLMLSSQDHHVDDPDWVAIGAGSWDYDGRTSWVRLDRVLDVPEEGIRREGAILDRDRFDVVATRLRTEYFWS; this is translated from the coding sequence ATGCTCGAAGACATGGCGTCGCAGTGGAGGACGTTTCAGCGGTTGGCGGAGAAGCTGGTGTTCCAAGAGGCACCCAAGGTCATCCGCCAGCTCCAGCAGTCCGAGAACCGTCCGCGCACGGTGCAGCAGGGCATCAACCAGGGTCTCAAGATCGGATTGGGTGTGGGCCTGTCGGCACTCGCGGGCGCCTCCAGTGCGGCCTCGCCCGCTATCACCGCGGGCCGCCCGGTGACGCAGAACAGCGTTCCCACCGCGCAGCGCGCCCGCAAGATCGTCTACGCACCCAACCTCGACGGGCGGGCCGACCCCGGGGAGATCGTCTGGACCTGGGTGGTCTACGAGGACGACCCGAGTCGCGGTAAGGATCGTCCCGTTCTGGTCGTCGGCCGTGATCGGCGGACGTTGCTAGGCCTGATGCTGTCGAGTCAGGACCATCACGTCGACGACCCGGACTGGGTTGCCATCGGCGCCGGCAGCTGGGACTACGATGGCCGGACCAGCTGGGTACGGTTGGACCGGGTGCTCGACGTGCCAGAGGAAGGCATTCGCCGCGAGGGCGCTATTCTCGACCGCGACCGTTTCGACGTGGTCGCCACACGACTGCGCACCGAGTACTTCTGGAGCTGA
- a CDS encoding CBS domain-containing protein has protein sequence MRIADVLRSKGSAVATITEATTVTGLLAELATHNIGAMVVVGPDGIVGMVSERDVVRRLHERGADLLRQPVSEIMTNVVVTCTPDDLVDDMSALMTNNRVRHVPVLDNGGLAGIVSIGDVVKTRMEQLQAEQERLHAYISGG, from the coding sequence ATGCGAATAGCGGATGTGCTGCGCAGCAAGGGCTCGGCGGTGGCGACCATCACCGAGGCCACCACGGTCACCGGATTGCTGGCCGAACTCGCCACCCACAACATCGGCGCCATGGTCGTCGTCGGGCCCGACGGCATCGTCGGGATGGTCTCCGAGCGAGATGTGGTGCGCCGACTGCACGAACGGGGTGCCGATCTGCTGCGTCAGCCCGTCTCGGAGATCATGACGAACGTCGTGGTGACGTGTACGCCGGACGATCTCGTCGACGATATGTCGGCGTTGATGACCAACAACCGTGTCCGGCACGTCCCGGTGCTCGACAACGGCGGGCTGGCCGGGATCGTGAGCATCGGCGACGTGGTCAAGACGCGGATGGAGCAGCTGCAGGCCGAACAGGAACGGTTGCACGCCTACATCAGCGGAGGGTGA
- a CDS encoding transglutaminase family protein: MWRMRVVHATGYAYRSPVTASFNEARLTPRSDTRQNVILNRVETAPATRQYRYVDYWGTAVTAFDLHAPHTELEVTSSSVVETDVGDRPTETVTWDDLRSEAVIDRFDEVLTASHYTPDSRRIARVGQRIAKYHDPYEAVIAAANWVHTELDYVPGTTGVHSSGLDALREGKGVCQDFAHLSLLLLRSMGIPARYVSGYLHPKKDAAIGDTIDGQSHAWVQAWTGGWWHFDPTNDSDINEQYISVGVGRDYADVSPLKGIYSGEGSTDLDVVVEITRLA; the protein is encoded by the coding sequence ATGTGGCGGATGCGGGTGGTGCACGCGACGGGCTATGCCTACAGGTCGCCGGTCACCGCGTCGTTCAATGAGGCCCGTTTGACGCCGCGTTCGGACACCCGGCAGAACGTCATCCTCAACCGGGTCGAGACGGCGCCGGCCACCCGCCAGTATCGCTACGTCGACTACTGGGGCACCGCGGTGACCGCGTTCGACCTGCACGCACCGCACACCGAACTCGAGGTGACGTCCTCGTCCGTGGTCGAGACCGACGTCGGCGACCGCCCCACGGAAACCGTGACGTGGGACGATCTGCGATCCGAGGCGGTCATCGACCGGTTCGACGAGGTGCTCACCGCATCGCACTACACTCCGGACAGCAGGCGCATCGCCCGGGTCGGCCAGCGCATCGCGAAGTACCACGACCCGTACGAGGCGGTCATCGCCGCCGCGAACTGGGTGCACACCGAACTGGACTACGTCCCGGGGACCACCGGCGTGCACTCATCGGGCCTTGACGCGCTGCGCGAGGGTAAGGGAGTATGTCAGGACTTCGCGCACCTGTCGCTCCTCCTGTTGCGGAGCATGGGAATTCCCGCCCGTTACGTATCCGGCTACCTGCACCCGAAGAAGGACGCGGCGATCGGCGACACCATCGACGGTCAGAGCCACGCGTGGGTGCAGGCCTGGACCGGGGGCTGGTGGCACTTCGACCCCACCAACGACAGCGACATCAACGAGCAGTACATCAGCGTGGGCGTCGGACGCGACTACGCGGACGTGTCACCGCTCAAGGGCATCTACTCGGGGGAGGGGTCCACCGACCTCGACGTCGTGGTGGAGATCACCCGTCTGGCTTGA
- a CDS encoding alpha-E domain-containing protein codes for MLARNAESLYWIGRYVERADDTARILDVTVHQLLEDSSVDPDRVARTLLRVLGMEAPDHPLDVWSLADIVAFDRDSADGTSIVDSISAARENARGAREVTSTEIWECLNTTYNALAERERAAKRLGPHEFLSYVEGRAAMFAGLADSTLSRDDGYRFMVLGRAIERVDMMVRLLLSRVGDSGSSPAWVTLLRSAGAHDTYLRTYRGVLDAGRVVEFMMLDRLFPRSIFYSLRLAEHNLDELLNRPHNRLGATAEAQRLLGRARSELEFMHPGVLLESLEQRLAGLQKTCSDVGEALAVQYFHVAPWVAWTDAGRNAMVIEEGEV; via the coding sequence ATGTTGGCACGCAACGCCGAATCGCTGTACTGGATCGGACGCTACGTCGAACGCGCTGACGACACCGCCCGCATCCTCGACGTGACCGTGCACCAACTGCTCGAGGATTCCAGCGTCGACCCGGACCGGGTGGCACGGACGCTGCTGCGGGTGCTCGGCATGGAGGCGCCCGACCATCCGCTCGACGTGTGGTCGCTGGCCGACATCGTCGCGTTCGACCGCGACAGTGCCGACGGTACGTCGATCGTCGACTCGATCTCTGCGGCGCGCGAAAACGCCCGTGGGGCGCGTGAAGTCACCTCGACAGAGATATGGGAGTGCCTCAACACCACCTATAACGCCCTGGCCGAACGTGAACGCGCCGCCAAACGCTTGGGCCCGCACGAGTTCCTGTCCTACGTCGAGGGCCGTGCGGCCATGTTCGCCGGGCTGGCCGATTCCACGCTCAGCCGCGACGACGGTTACCGGTTCATGGTGCTCGGCCGCGCGATCGAGCGCGTCGACATGATGGTCCGGTTGTTGCTCTCGCGCGTCGGCGACAGCGGATCGTCGCCCGCGTGGGTCACGCTGCTGCGTTCGGCCGGTGCGCACGACACCTACCTGCGTACCTACCGGGGTGTGCTGGACGCCGGCCGCGTCGTCGAATTCATGATGCTCGACCGGCTGTTCCCGCGGTCGATCTTCTACTCGCTGCGTCTCGCCGAGCACAATCTCGACGAACTGCTCAACAGGCCGCACAACCGGTTGGGCGCCACGGCCGAAGCGCAACGCCTGCTGGGCCGCGCGCGCAGCGAGTTGGAGTTCATGCATCCCGGTGTCCTGCTCGAATCGCTCGAGCAACGGCTGGCCGGATTGCAGAAGACGTGCAGCGACGTGGGAGAAGCGTTGGCGGTTCAGTACTTCCACGTCGCGCCGTGGGTGGCGTGGACCGATGCGGGTCGCAACGCGATGGTCATCGAAGAGGGTGAGGTCTAG